A window from Sphingobacterium hotanense encodes these proteins:
- a CDS encoding AMP-dependent synthetase/ligase: MDEKLRLFDLAFRQVELFPNLDIFSHKKEGEWKPIKTEQFLTEVNAIAKGLIELGVKPSEKVGLIADSSVEWHIVDFAIQQIGAVTVAIYPNITDADYQFIFNDAEIKLCIVSNKSLYNRILSLKDSIYTLKYVFAMEKQENVRHWDELKTLGEKISDEQLELLRDAVKPEDLATLIYTSGTTGKPKGVMLTHNNIMANVEAAREITPCQAYHRSLTFLPPCHAYERMVIYTYLYIGITTHIAESLDKIGQNIKEVQPHIMTAVPRILEKVYEKIMKTGLELTGMKRNIFDWAVKVAEDYDPDPKKRSFGYNIKLKLAKKLVLDKWYEALGGQLMTVASGSASLQAKLARVFLAAGIPLYEGYGMTEASPLISVNHYIKGTRVGTVGLPVKYVEIKLAEDGEILVKGPNVMQGYYKNKEETDKTIINGWLHTGDIGTWEEGRFLKIIDRKKEMFKISGGKYVIPQPIEKKLLESNYIEQAMVIGDGQKFASAYIVPNYAHLIDWSKSEAPELRDLPKDQFLKQDKVVRKINKEVQLANKHFGNWEQIKRPIILANEFTIEDGELTPTLKMKRKVILEKYKKEFEDLYHTAE, encoded by the coding sequence ATGGATGAAAAACTTAGACTGTTCGATCTAGCGTTTAGACAGGTCGAACTATTTCCAAACCTTGATATTTTCTCGCATAAAAAGGAAGGTGAATGGAAACCAATAAAAACCGAACAATTTTTAACGGAAGTAAATGCAATCGCTAAGGGGCTTATTGAATTAGGCGTTAAGCCAAGTGAAAAAGTAGGCCTTATTGCGGATAGTAGTGTGGAATGGCATATTGTAGACTTTGCGATTCAGCAGATTGGTGCAGTAACCGTTGCCATTTACCCTAATATCACGGATGCTGATTATCAATTCATCTTCAACGATGCAGAGATCAAACTTTGTATCGTAAGCAACAAATCCCTTTATAATCGAATTCTCTCATTAAAAGACTCCATCTACACCTTAAAATACGTGTTTGCGATGGAGAAACAGGAGAATGTTAGGCATTGGGACGAACTGAAGACCCTAGGAGAAAAGATTTCTGACGAACAATTAGAGCTCCTTCGCGATGCTGTAAAACCAGAAGATCTTGCGACTCTGATTTATACATCAGGAACGACTGGCAAACCTAAGGGTGTGATGCTAACGCATAACAACATCATGGCCAACGTGGAAGCCGCTCGTGAAATTACTCCGTGCCAGGCATACCATCGCTCCCTTACCTTTCTTCCTCCCTGCCATGCCTATGAGCGTATGGTCATCTATACCTATCTCTATATCGGTATTACAACTCATATTGCGGAATCATTAGACAAAATAGGCCAGAACATTAAGGAAGTGCAGCCACATATCATGACAGCCGTGCCTAGAATTCTTGAGAAAGTCTATGAAAAGATCATGAAAACAGGCCTTGAGCTGACCGGCATGAAGCGTAATATCTTCGATTGGGCGGTAAAAGTTGCGGAAGATTATGATCCAGACCCAAAGAAAAGAAGTTTTGGATATAATATCAAACTGAAACTTGCTAAGAAGTTAGTTTTAGATAAATGGTATGAAGCATTAGGCGGCCAGTTGATGACTGTAGCGTCGGGCAGTGCCTCTCTACAAGCCAAGCTTGCGCGTGTATTTTTAGCCGCAGGCATCCCCCTATATGAGGGCTATGGAATGACCGAAGCCTCTCCACTGATTTCTGTGAATCACTATATCAAAGGAACCCGTGTGGGCACCGTAGGTCTTCCTGTAAAATATGTGGAAATTAAGCTAGCCGAAGATGGTGAAATCCTAGTGAAAGGTCCTAACGTTATGCAGGGCTATTACAAAAATAAAGAAGAGACAGATAAGACGATTATCAATGGCTGGTTGCATACCGGTGATATCGGAACTTGGGAAGAGGGTCGTTTCTTAAAGATCATCGATCGTAAAAAGGAAATGTTCAAGATTTCCGGCGGTAAGTACGTAATCCCACAGCCGATCGAAAAGAAGCTGTTAGAATCAAACTACATCGAACAAGCTATGGTAATCGGTGATGGACAGAAATTCGCTTCGGCCTATATCGTTCCGAATTATGCGCATTTGATAGACTGGAGTAAATCTGAAGCACCAGAGCTACGTGATCTGCCGAAAGATCAGTTCTTGAAACAGGATAAGGTGGTCAGAAAAATCAATAAAGAAGTACAATTGGCGAATAAACATTTCGGAAATTGGGAGCAGATTAAGCGCCCGATTATTCTAGCAAATGAATTTACAATTGAAGATGGAGAATTGACTCCTACTTTGAAAATGAAAAGAAAGGTAATTCTCGAAAAATATAAAAAAGAGTTCGAAGATCTTTATCATACAGCAGAGTAA
- a CDS encoding endonuclease VIII, which yields MIELPEAITLGRQINETLCGRTITDVFNSNSPHRFTFFYGDPLTYNELLTGKKILSAEGCGIFVDIILEDDIRISLNDGVNFHYSKDASKIPPKYQLLLTFDDESFLALTVAMYGMIAVYQGEFHNKYYSKSLNSVSPMSELFDKTYFENLINKETKNISVKALLATEQRIPGIGNGVLQDILFQAPINPKRKILSLADQDKINILKSIKSTLRAMIEAGGRDTEKTLYGGGGYKTLMSKNTYRDPCPRCHGSIVKENYMGGTVYYCRNCQPLK from the coding sequence ATGATTGAATTACCTGAAGCAATAACACTAGGACGTCAGATCAACGAAACATTGTGCGGAAGAACAATAACTGATGTGTTTAATTCCAATAGCCCGCATAGATTCACGTTTTTCTATGGCGATCCACTAACATACAATGAATTACTGACCGGTAAAAAGATCCTCTCCGCGGAGGGGTGTGGAATATTTGTCGATATTATTCTTGAAGATGATATTCGCATCAGTCTGAATGATGGGGTAAATTTTCATTACAGTAAGGATGCATCGAAGATACCCCCTAAATATCAGTTGTTGCTCACCTTTGATGATGAAAGCTTTCTCGCGCTCACTGTTGCCATGTATGGTATGATCGCAGTTTATCAGGGAGAATTCCATAACAAGTATTATTCAAAAAGTTTAAACAGTGTTTCGCCTATGAGCGAGCTGTTTGATAAGACTTATTTTGAAAACTTAATCAATAAAGAAACGAAGAACATATCTGTTAAAGCGCTTTTAGCGACAGAGCAACGTATCCCCGGAATTGGCAATGGCGTATTACAGGATATTCTTTTTCAGGCTCCCATTAACCCTAAACGCAAAATTTTATCACTCGCCGATCAGGACAAGATAAACATCTTAAAGTCAATAAAATCAACACTTCGCGCAATGATTGAGGCTGGCGGACGCGATACCGAAAAAACGCTATATGGTGGAGGTGGTTATAAGACATTGATGTCGAAGAACACATATCGTGATCCCTGTCCTAGATGCCATGGATCAATAGTTAAAGAAAATTACATGGGTGGAACTGTGTATTACTGTAGAAATTGTCAGCCTTTGAAATAG
- a CDS encoding flavin reductase family protein, whose amino-acid sequence MQNLETKTFEPAVHGRVFDNLIKYAVAPRPICFASTIDAAGEINLSPFSYFNYMSQNPPICVFSPLRRVRDGSTKHTLDNINEVAEVVINIVNYDMVQQQSLASTEYAKGINEFEKSGLTPIPSQHIKPPRVAESPIQLECKVRQVIPLAEDGGAGNLVIAEVVCMHVKSHLLDENDLVNQADLDLVARLGGDWYCRVTEENLFEVPKPLRKLGIGVDQLPEHIRLSSILTGNQLGLLANIEALPEETDLARNDSHVQQLLTMWENDKVQLTNELHRYAAQLLDQDEIDFAWQVLLLA is encoded by the coding sequence ATGCAAAATCTAGAGACTAAAACTTTCGAACCCGCAGTACATGGACGCGTATTCGACAACCTGATAAAATATGCTGTTGCCCCTCGACCTATCTGCTTCGCCAGTACAATTGATGCGGCCGGCGAGATAAACCTGAGCCCATTCAGCTATTTTAATTATATGTCGCAAAACCCGCCGATCTGTGTATTCTCACCCCTACGCCGAGTACGCGATGGTTCTACCAAACATACCTTAGACAATATTAATGAAGTTGCGGAAGTAGTGATCAATATTGTAAACTACGATATGGTGCAACAACAATCACTTGCGAGCACGGAATATGCAAAGGGCATCAATGAATTTGAAAAATCAGGGCTCACCCCTATTCCTTCACAACATATTAAACCACCGCGTGTCGCGGAATCGCCGATACAGTTGGAATGCAAAGTACGCCAAGTCATCCCGCTGGCAGAGGACGGTGGAGCCGGCAATTTAGTTATCGCCGAAGTCGTTTGCATGCATGTAAAAAGCCATCTTCTTGACGAGAATGATCTAGTCAACCAGGCAGATCTGGATCTTGTTGCGCGCTTGGGCGGAGATTGGTATTGTCGGGTAACCGAAGAAAACCTGTTCGAAGTACCAAAACCATTGAGGAAACTTGGAATCGGCGTGGACCAGCTACCCGAACACATCAGACTTTCCAGCATATTAACGGGCAATCAACTAGGTCTTTTAGCGAATATCGAAGCACTTCCAGAGGAAACTGATCTGGCAAGAAATGATTCTCACGTGCAGCAATTGCTAACCATGTGGGAAAATGATAAGGTTCAATTAACAAATGAGCTGCATCGATATGCAGCCCAGCTTCTTGACCAAGACGAAATAGACTTCGCTTGGCAGGTATTATTACTGGCATAA
- a CDS encoding RrF2 family transcriptional regulator, with the protein MFSKAAEHGIKAIIYIATQSMEGKRVKIGEVSEHTATPEAFTAKVLGTLTKHDILQSIKGPYGGFEMTAKQIEHVKVADIVKALDGDNIFTGCALGLTACNHKNPCPMHERFVSIRRELKSMMESTTIQDLATGLIAGDSVLIRA; encoded by the coding sequence ATGTTCTCAAAAGCAGCTGAACACGGTATTAAAGCAATCATCTATATCGCCACGCAATCTATGGAAGGCAAGCGGGTGAAAATTGGTGAGGTATCGGAACATACCGCAACGCCCGAAGCATTTACGGCCAAAGTATTAGGGACTTTAACGAAACACGACATTCTACAATCTATCAAAGGACCTTACGGCGGCTTTGAGATGACTGCAAAGCAGATTGAGCATGTAAAGGTCGCAGATATCGTGAAAGCGCTGGATGGCGACAATATCTTTACCGGCTGCGCATTAGGACTAACGGCCTGCAATCATAAAAATCCATGCCCCATGCATGAACGGTTCGTGAGCATACGCCGTGAATTGAAAAGTATGATGGAAAGCACAACAATACAGGATCTTGCCACAGGATTGATCGCCGGAGATAGTGTGCTTATTCGTGCGTAG
- a CDS encoding amidohydrolase yields MDKKEHLSRKTFIRNTALGIAGIGAAPLLTGFQQVESTANKSKPMKLLKNVRLETGFEYDGDEVVATKTELFCIEIADGKITSIRKNDPKADAFDAKGMLMLPAFKDMHIHLDKTFYGGPWKIVKRRSGGIKGMIALEQEILPEMLKTSTYRAEKLIELLQSKGSSFARSHVNIEPTSKLQSLKNLQIALENKKAGFEAELVAFPQHGLYYTDSVPFMKEAAQTDIDFIGGLDPYSIDGSIEKPIDFTVQLALDHNKGIDIHLHESGQSGVDTIEYLIKKVLENPTLKGKTYLSHCFALSAINAARQEELAEKLAEAQVGIISTIPFGGRVMPIPTLYKHGVHVATGIDSVIDHWGIYGTGSVLDKASLMAQLYGFGNEFMLSRSLRLATNNVLPLDDQGKQQWPKLNDKANFVLVNSSCSAEAVARVPEIEHLIHAGNVVY; encoded by the coding sequence ATGGATAAAAAAGAACATCTAAGTAGAAAAACATTTATTAGGAACACCGCATTGGGAATCGCAGGCATAGGCGCAGCGCCGCTATTGACAGGTTTTCAGCAAGTAGAATCTACAGCCAACAAAAGCAAACCGATGAAACTGTTAAAAAACGTACGCCTGGAAACAGGCTTTGAATATGACGGCGATGAAGTGGTTGCAACTAAAACAGAGCTGTTTTGTATCGAGATTGCTGATGGCAAAATTACCAGCATCAGAAAGAATGATCCTAAAGCCGACGCTTTTGATGCCAAGGGCATGCTGATGTTACCTGCATTCAAGGATATGCACATCCACCTGGACAAAACCTTCTACGGTGGGCCGTGGAAGATAGTCAAGCGCCGCTCCGGAGGGATAAAGGGAATGATTGCATTAGAACAAGAAATCCTGCCGGAGATGTTGAAAACTTCGACGTATCGAGCGGAGAAGTTAATCGAACTTTTACAATCCAAGGGTTCTAGTTTCGCCAGAAGTCACGTCAATATTGAACCAACTTCCAAACTACAATCCCTTAAAAATCTACAGATAGCGCTGGAGAATAAAAAAGCTGGTTTTGAAGCGGAACTCGTTGCTTTCCCCCAGCATGGTCTGTATTATACAGATTCCGTTCCTTTCATGAAAGAGGCAGCACAAACTGATATAGATTTTATTGGCGGTCTTGACCCCTACTCAATTGACGGATCGATCGAGAAACCCATTGATTTTACTGTACAACTCGCATTGGATCATAACAAAGGAATCGACATACACTTGCACGAATCTGGACAATCGGGAGTGGATACGATCGAATACCTCATCAAGAAGGTTTTGGAGAATCCAACTCTCAAAGGGAAAACTTATTTGAGCCATTGCTTTGCGCTGTCCGCTATCAACGCAGCCAGACAAGAGGAATTAGCAGAAAAGCTCGCTGAAGCACAAGTAGGAATTATCTCTACCATTCCGTTCGGCGGAAGAGTAATGCCGATCCCAACGCTGTATAAACATGGCGTTCATGTGGCTACAGGAATCGATAGCGTCATCGACCATTGGGGCATTTATGGCACAGGATCAGTATTAGATAAAGCCAGTTTGATGGCGCAGTTATACGGTTTTGGAAATGAATTTATGCTTTCTCGAAGCCTCCGACTTGCTACTAACAATGTTCTGCCGCTCGACGATCAAGGAAAACAGCAATGGCCGAAACTAAATGACAAAGCTAATTTTGTATTGGTCAATAGCAGCTGCTCCGCAGAAGCGGTTGCTCGAGTTCCAGAAATAGAACACCTGATACATGCCGGGAATGTAGTCTATTAA
- a CDS encoding GNAT family N-acetyltransferase, with protein MKEQFEPIPVVKNEEKSRFELDVDGHIAFIDYKETPSNIALIHTEAPEELAGTGAAAALVEKTLVYIQESGKKLLPYCPYVFAFIKKHPEWKTLVAPHFPGYDKL; from the coding sequence ATGAAAGAGCAATTCGAACCCATCCCTGTAGTAAAAAACGAGGAAAAGAGCAGATTTGAGCTAGATGTAGACGGCCATATCGCCTTTATAGACTACAAAGAAACCCCCAGCAATATTGCATTGATCCATACCGAAGCACCGGAGGAACTGGCTGGAACAGGTGCCGCAGCTGCGTTAGTAGAAAAAACGTTGGTCTACATACAAGAGTCAGGCAAAAAATTATTGCCCTACTGTCCTTATGTCTTCGCATTTATTAAAAAGCATCCAGAATGGAAAACTTTGGTCGCTCCTCATTTCCCGGGATATGATAAACTCTAG
- a CDS encoding transposase: MINQAKALKLIKLYQYVCDKYDSELQYYCQRFSNNNKPDFTDQEVLTIYLFSVHEEQRLRIKQIHKFASDYLMDWFPKLTSYVAFNTRINRLFDVLRSLCQSVVEDFAPEECSREFSLLDSMPIITCSGTRRAKVALEIMDKSFCSTKRLWYFGLKLHALNSYNKSTLPRPESIVISKASESDLNIFKENWASIAGRTFFGDKIYRDAPFFEWFYKEKKSIMYTPIRETQGKPDCLKNRDRAYNDLFSRAVSKVRQPIESFFNWINEKTQIQNASKVRSTKGLLVHVFGKLTACFIKPIFNP, translated from the coding sequence ATGATCAATCAGGCCAAGGCTCTAAAATTAATAAAATTATACCAGTATGTGTGTGATAAATATGACAGTGAACTGCAATATTACTGTCAGCGATTTTCAAACAATAACAAACCTGACTTTACTGATCAGGAGGTTTTGACCATCTATTTATTCAGTGTGCACGAGGAACAGCGGCTAAGGATCAAGCAGATTCATAAATTCGCCTCGGATTATCTGATGGATTGGTTTCCCAAGCTAACTTCGTACGTAGCATTCAACACCCGTATCAACCGCCTTTTTGATGTTTTGAGATCTCTCTGTCAGTCAGTTGTAGAGGACTTTGCTCCAGAAGAGTGCTCCAGAGAATTTTCCCTACTGGACTCTATGCCCATCATAACCTGCAGTGGGACTAGAAGGGCAAAGGTAGCTCTGGAGATAATGGATAAAAGCTTCTGCTCAACGAAGAGGCTTTGGTATTTTGGATTAAAACTTCATGCGCTCAACAGCTATAACAAATCCACGCTGCCTCGTCCGGAAAGCATAGTAATAAGCAAGGCATCTGAAAGTGACCTGAACATATTTAAGGAGAATTGGGCATCCATCGCAGGTAGGACGTTCTTTGGTGACAAGATATACCGTGACGCCCCATTCTTCGAGTGGTTTTATAAAGAAAAAAAATCAATTATGTATACTCCGATAAGGGAAACCCAAGGAAAACCGGATTGTTTAAAAAACAGGGATCGTGCTTATAATGATCTGTTTTCAAGAGCAGTATCTAAGGTAAGACAACCAATCGAATCCTTTTTTAATTGGATAAATGAAAAAACACAGATACAAAACGCAAGTAAGGTCAGATCTACCAAAGGACTATTAGTACATGTGTTCGGTAAATTAACAGCCTGTTTCATAAAGCCTATTTTCAACCCTTAA
- a CDS encoding aromatic amino acid hydroxylase, with the protein MNHYDNPVVAQLPKHLLKYIVPQDYSRYTAIDQAVWRYVMRQNYAYLRKIAYYPYIPGLTKAGLSIEEVPNLQSMNDALKKIGWGAVTVDGFIPPSAFMEFQAHRVLVIAADIRSIDHISYTPAPDIIHESSGHAPIIGEPEYADYLQYFGSVGTNALSSGKDMELYEAIRELSIVKEKEGASQEEIDAAESKFEAISKNMGEPSEMALLSRLHWWTVEYGLIGTLEEPKIYGAGLLSSIGESANCMRPEVSKLPYTIDAINYAYDITQPQPQLFVTADFHQVYDVLDEFANQMAFRVGGKESVDKAIDSRTVCTVVYSSGLQVSGVFVDFADSKELIGVKTSSPTSLAFEDKQLEGHGKNYHKDGFSSPVGLLKGISKPLEDFSVHELSELGIVQGKPAELHFESGLEVRGLVDALTFRNDRLLIISFSDCTVKDASGKVYFQPEWGTYDMAVGHKIVSVFAGAADKDAYEGAGTGTGEPIAAGVYSDRVKALQEVYQSIRDVREAEGDVDTLVKKLAGLDANFSDTWLAAMEILEIALDREKQDLAIDAEGYLRMMKTKHPELDKLIQDGIRLAKDRNISLTLCQ; encoded by the coding sequence ATGAATCATTATGATAATCCGGTAGTTGCTCAGCTACCTAAGCATTTGTTAAAATACATTGTTCCGCAAGACTATTCCAGATATACAGCGATTGACCAGGCGGTATGGCGCTATGTTATGCGCCAGAACTACGCTTATTTGCGTAAGATAGCTTACTACCCATACATACCAGGGTTGACGAAGGCAGGCCTTAGCATTGAGGAAGTTCCGAACCTGCAGTCGATGAACGATGCGTTGAAAAAAATAGGTTGGGGAGCCGTCACTGTTGATGGATTTATTCCGCCTTCGGCATTCATGGAGTTTCAAGCACATCGTGTTTTGGTGATTGCGGCGGATATCCGTAGTATAGATCATATCTCTTATACGCCAGCTCCAGATATCATCCATGAGTCTTCTGGGCATGCGCCAATTATCGGAGAGCCGGAATATGCCGACTATCTGCAGTATTTCGGATCCGTCGGTACCAATGCTTTAAGTTCTGGGAAAGACATGGAACTGTATGAGGCGATTCGAGAGTTATCCATCGTGAAAGAGAAGGAAGGGGCCTCGCAGGAAGAAATTGATGCTGCAGAGTCTAAGTTTGAGGCAATCTCGAAAAATATGGGCGAGCCTTCGGAGATGGCTTTATTAAGTCGCTTACATTGGTGGACAGTGGAGTATGGCTTGATAGGAACCCTGGAAGAGCCAAAAATATATGGAGCGGGCTTACTTTCTTCAATCGGTGAAAGCGCGAATTGTATGCGCCCGGAAGTGAGTAAGCTTCCTTATACTATAGATGCGATCAATTATGCATATGATATTACGCAGCCTCAACCCCAATTGTTTGTAACAGCAGATTTTCATCAGGTTTACGATGTCTTAGATGAATTTGCGAATCAAATGGCTTTCCGCGTAGGCGGGAAAGAGAGCGTTGATAAAGCGATCGATAGCCGCACGGTTTGTACCGTGGTATATAGTTCCGGACTGCAGGTTTCGGGCGTATTTGTAGATTTCGCTGATAGTAAAGAACTCATTGGCGTAAAGACGAGCAGTCCCACTTCATTGGCGTTCGAGGACAAGCAGCTAGAGGGGCACGGGAAGAATTATCATAAAGATGGTTTTAGCTCGCCTGTAGGTCTATTAAAAGGGATTTCTAAACCTTTAGAAGACTTTTCGGTACACGAGTTAAGCGAACTCGGAATAGTTCAAGGAAAGCCTGCTGAGTTACATTTTGAATCAGGATTAGAGGTACGCGGCCTTGTTGATGCGCTGACTTTTCGGAATGACCGATTATTGATAATTTCGTTCAGCGATTGTACGGTGAAGGATGCATCGGGCAAAGTTTATTTTCAACCCGAATGGGGAACTTATGATATGGCCGTCGGTCATAAAATAGTGTCTGTTTTTGCTGGTGCCGCAGATAAGGATGCCTATGAAGGTGCAGGGACCGGTACAGGTGAGCCAATTGCTGCAGGCGTCTATTCGGACCGCGTTAAAGCTTTGCAAGAGGTATATCAGTCTATTCGCGATGTGCGCGAAGCGGAAGGTGATGTGGATACCTTGGTCAAGAAATTGGCAGGTTTAGATGCGAATTTTTCGGATACCTGGTTAGCAGCGATGGAGATTTTAGAAATCGCTTTAGATCGCGAAAAACAAGACTTGGCAATAGATGCAGAAGGCTATTTGAGGATGATGAAAACAAAACATCCTGAATTAGATAAACTTATTCAGGATGGTATACGCTTGGCGAAAGACAGGAATATCAGTCTGACGTTATGCCAGTAA
- a CDS encoding thioredoxin family protein, producing the protein MKGKILPLVYSACVLFLGLGSMDVNAQTEKPKEIDAYAKPYHPEADAQADLDKLIVQAQKENKNIIVQAGGNWCIWCLRFNNYIQQNPAVSKLLKDKFLYYHVNYSKENKNEAFFTKYAPNGPALGFPFFIVLGKDGKVLKVRESGNLEKDSSYDEEKVLAFFNEWIAK; encoded by the coding sequence ATGAAAGGGAAGATTTTACCGTTAGTTTACAGCGCATGCGTATTGTTTTTGGGTCTTGGGTCGATGGATGTAAATGCGCAGACGGAAAAACCAAAGGAGATTGACGCCTATGCGAAGCCATACCACCCGGAGGCGGATGCACAGGCAGATTTGGATAAATTGATTGTTCAGGCTCAGAAAGAGAATAAGAATATTATTGTACAAGCAGGGGGGAATTGGTGTATATGGTGCCTTCGTTTCAATAATTACATTCAGCAAAATCCTGCTGTCAGCAAATTATTGAAAGATAAGTTCCTGTATTACCATGTAAACTATTCCAAAGAGAATAAGAACGAAGCCTTCTTTACGAAATATGCTCCCAATGGACCGGCATTAGGCTTTCCGTTCTTTATTGTGTTGGGTAAAGATGGAAAGGTACTGAAGGTTCGGGAGAGCGGCAATTTAGAGAAGGATAGCAGCTACGATGAAGAGAAAGTCTTAGCTTTCTTCAATGAATGGATTGCGAAATAA
- a CDS encoding group III truncated hemoglobin, whose protein sequence is MKTDIQNIEDIKLLVNTFYDHIRENELLGKIFDNIIQDRWPEHLEKMYRFWQTVLFDEHTYFGSPFPPHMHMPIEKKHFDTWIAIFSKTVDELFQGEKAERAKWQGGRMAEMFQHKIAYYKQQSGKPLA, encoded by the coding sequence ATGAAAACAGATATCCAAAATATAGAAGACATTAAACTACTTGTGAATACCTTTTATGATCATATTCGTGAGAACGAGTTATTGGGAAAGATCTTTGATAACATCATTCAAGATCGTTGGCCGGAACACCTTGAAAAGATGTACCGCTTCTGGCAAACGGTATTATTCGACGAACATACCTACTTCGGAAGCCCCTTCCCCCCTCATATGCACATGCCTATCGAAAAGAAACATTTTGATACCTGGATTGCCATCTTCAGTAAAACCGTAGATGAACTTTTCCAAGGGGAAAAGGCTGAGCGAGCAAAATGGCAAGGCGGACGCATGGCTGAAATGTTCCAGCATAAAATTGCTTACTACAAGCAGCAGAGCGGAAAACCCCTAGCTTAA
- a CDS encoding efflux transporter outer membrane subunit: MKKISITKLSLACLFAAVVFIQSCKVGQKYSQPELNLPDQYRGDTLAYFGDTTSISKTTWKQFFHDPTLKSLIDSALSNNFDMKTALLNIEIANKDLRRNKLDYLPQVDMTIAGANKQWRSKEFGSGPSSKWYERHGTKASENMFTYLSQFGTEIGFNWEIDIWGKIANSKDQLLAQYLNTREAKNAIQTQIVSDVAKGYFNLLMLDAKIEVAKRNVQLNDSTLQMIKLQYEAGEITSLAIQQTESQRLIAASLIPELEREIILQENALRVLTGQMPDSIQRGTSFEHLFAENKDISLGSPLEIIRNRPDIRTAEYDLIAANAAANIQQAMRYPSLTLGGNLGVNAMLPKNWFSIPGALLGGITGELTAPIFKNKTLKTNWEVAKIEREKSELALQQTVVEAVSEVSGAVITVDKLREQLEFARLRVENSAKAVRNANLLFRSGYATYLEVITAQGNALNSDLALVELRQEHLESYVDLYRALGGGWR, from the coding sequence ATGAAGAAGATATCAATAACAAAACTAAGCTTGGCCTGCTTATTTGCTGCGGTCGTCTTTATACAAAGCTGTAAAGTCGGGCAGAAATATAGCCAGCCTGAGCTCAATTTGCCCGATCAATATCGCGGGGATACATTAGCCTATTTTGGCGACACGACAAGTATAAGCAAAACGACTTGGAAGCAGTTCTTCCATGATCCAACCTTAAAGAGCCTGATTGACTCGGCATTGAGCAATAACTTCGATATGAAAACTGCTTTGTTGAATATCGAAATCGCTAATAAGGATCTTCGTAGAAATAAGCTAGACTATTTGCCCCAAGTTGATATGACCATTGCCGGAGCGAATAAGCAATGGCGCTCCAAAGAGTTCGGATCAGGACCATCTTCAAAATGGTATGAGCGACACGGAACGAAGGCGTCGGAGAATATGTTTACTTATTTATCTCAGTTTGGAACAGAGATCGGTTTTAATTGGGAGATCGATATCTGGGGAAAGATCGCAAACTCGAAAGATCAGTTGCTAGCGCAATACCTGAATACGCGCGAAGCGAAAAACGCAATCCAAACGCAGATCGTCAGCGATGTTGCCAAAGGCTATTTCAATCTGCTGATGCTTGACGCAAAGATCGAAGTTGCGAAACGAAACGTGCAGTTGAACGACAGCACCCTGCAGATGATCAAGCTTCAATACGAGGCCGGAGAGATCACCTCACTTGCGATACAACAGACGGAGTCGCAACGCTTGATCGCTGCCTCTTTGATCCCCGAACTGGAAAGAGAGATTATACTTCAAGAAAATGCATTACGCGTTTTGACAGGGCAGATGCCCGATTCCATCCAGCGCGGAACAAGTTTCGAACACCTGTTTGCGGAGAACAAGGATATTTCTCTTGGATCTCCATTAGAGATTATCCGTAATAGACCTGACATTCGCACGGCCGAATATGATTTGATTGCCGCCAATGCCGCAGCTAATATTCAACAAGCGATGCGCTATCCATCATTAACCCTAGGCGGTAACTTAGGGGTGAATGCGATGTTGCCAAAAAATTGGTTTTCCATTCCAGGAGCATTGTTAGGAGGGATCACAGGTGAATTGACAGCACCGATCTTTAAAAACAAAACCTTAAAGACAAATTGGGAAGTCGCAAAAATCGAACGTGAGAAATCAGAGCTTGCCTTACAACAAACCGTTGTCGAAGCCGTATCGGAAGTTTCCGGAGCCGTAATTACCGTAGATAAATTGCGTGAGCAATTGGAATTTGCGAGATTACGTGTCGAAAACTCCGCAAAAGCCGTTAGAAATGCGAATCTACTGTTCCGCAGTGGATATGCGACTTATTTAGAGGTTATCACCGCACAAGGAAACGCCTTGAACTCCGATCTAGCCCTGGTAGAACTACGACAAGAACACCTGGAATCCTATGTTGATCTTTATCGTGCGCTCGGGGGCGGATGGAGATAA